One Candidatus Bathyarchaeota archaeon DNA window includes the following coding sequences:
- a CDS encoding AbrB/MazE/SpoVT family DNA-binding domain-containing protein, protein MTEVSVTRKGQITIPVELRRRFNIEEGSKVEVFEEGGRIVIRKLQSIFDLGGSGAGRGDVEELKRVLDRMREEDA, encoded by the coding sequence ATGACTGAGGTCTCAGTCACTAGGAAGGGGCAGATAACCATACCCGTGGAGTTGAGGAGGAGGTTCAACATCGAGGAGGGATCGAAGGTTGAGGTTTTTGAGGAGGGGGGCCGCATCGTGATAAGAAAGCTCCAGAGCATATTCGACCTAGGCGGGAGCGGCGCTGGAAGGGGCGATGTGGAGGAGCTGAAGAGGGTGCTCGATCGGATGAGGGAGGAGGATGCCTGA
- a CDS encoding PIN domain-containing protein — protein MPERSTYDTRFFVEYFYSGDSGLLRRFREELRSVRERMVSSVTVHEIYRISLEKEGREVAALRSEAIRRDFRIVDVNYEVAVRSAELRSRHRIPMADSIIAATAQIQKSNLVSDDPHFKEIEDLKIRWPIK, from the coding sequence ATGCCTGAGAGGAGCACCTATGACACCCGATTCTTTGTCGAATACTTCTACTCCGGCGACTCTGGCCTTCTGAGAAGGTTTAGGGAAGAGCTCAGGTCGGTGAGGGAGAGGATGGTCTCTTCGGTGACGGTTCACGAGATCTATCGCATCAGCCTAGAGAAGGAAGGTAGAGAGGTCGCGGCCCTGAGGAGCGAGGCCATCCGTAGAGACTTCCGGATAGTTGATGTGAACTATGAGGTGGCCGTCAGGAGTGCGGAGCTGAGGAGCAGACATAGAATACCGATGGCCGACAGCATCATCGCAGCAACGGCTCAAATCCAGAAATCCAATCTGGTCTCGGACGATCCTCACTTCAAAGAGATAGAAGACCTTAAGATAAGATGGCCCATCAAGTGA
- a CDS encoding proline racemase family protein: MRSTHLCYVVDTHTEGEPTRILLAGFPRLEGKDLVEKREFLRRHLDWLRTSLLFEPRGHRDQFGALVLPSEEGDIDYKLIFMDGEGYLDMCGHATMGVTTALIELGFIQPDEPTTKVTYETVSGVVEAWARVRGGCVEEVSVIDVPSFHLGTHEVRLGGEILNVDVAYGGNYYAIVEAESLKTRVRLGNLRELVRRGIELRDEVSRQVAVSHPDGRGIEERIKLAMITDKAELPQSSGKNIVVFGRGQFDRSPCATGTAARLATMYVKGLIEVDEPFIHESIINTTFRARILRTTRVGGYEAIIPEITGRAFITQLVKVMINPDDPLKYGFNAY; encoded by the coding sequence ATGAGGTCTACCCATCTCTGTTATGTAGTGGACACGCACACCGAGGGAGAGCCAACCAGAATCCTCCTAGCTGGGTTTCCAAGGCTTGAGGGCAAAGACCTTGTTGAAAAGAGGGAGTTCCTAAGAAGGCATCTTGACTGGTTGAGGACCTCTCTTCTATTTGAGCCTAGGGGGCATAGAGACCAGTTCGGCGCCTTGGTTCTACCCTCGGAGGAGGGGGATATCGACTACAAGCTCATCTTCATGGATGGCGAGGGATATCTGGATATGTGTGGGCATGCGACCATGGGGGTTACGACAGCCCTCATAGAGTTGGGGTTCATCCAGCCAGATGAGCCCACTACAAAGGTAACCTATGAGACGGTCTCGGGGGTGGTGGAGGCTTGGGCTAGGGTGAGGGGTGGTTGTGTTGAAGAGGTCTCGGTTATAGATGTCCCAAGCTTCCATCTGGGAACGCATGAGGTGAGGCTTGGAGGGGAAATTCTAAACGTCGATGTGGCCTATGGAGGCAACTATTATGCCATAGTTGAGGCGGAGAGCCTCAAGACCAGGGTGCGACTGGGGAATCTCCGGGAGCTTGTGAGGAGGGGGATCGAACTCAGGGATGAGGTGTCCCGGCAGGTTGCTGTCTCCCATCCAGATGGGAGGGGAATAGAAGAGAGAATAAAGCTGGCGATGATCACAGACAAGGCTGAGCTTCCTCAAAGCTCTGGGAAGAACATAGTGGTCTTCGGTAGGGGACAGTTCGACAGGAGCCCCTGCGCGACTGGCACAGCGGCCAGGCTTGCCACTATGTATGTCAAAGGCCTGATAGAGGTTGATGAGCCGTTCATCCATGAGAGCATAATAAACACAACCTTCAGGGCGAGGATCCTCAGGACAACGCGAGTTGGAGGATACGAGGCCATAATACCAGAGATCACTGGGAGGGCCTTCATAACCCAACTCGTAAAGGTTATGATAAACCCCGATGACCCTTTAAAATATGGCTTTAATGCATATTGA
- a CDS encoding aminopeptidase yields the protein MSKIYEFELGRAADILTRELFKLKEGETFVITSDTESDMRVVEATARAAFALGAKPMVIWLASPLGVGKAADPMLPQEALIGALKGADAWVEFNNEWLLYSTPYDIVMRENSRLRYLCLVGMNAEMMVRCIGRIDYPLLGKFLEKVAILTTSAKEVHITTPAGCDVTFKNDPKGRPRYASGYADTPGPHMMAGQIGWAILHETINGKIVFDGSVVPPIGLLKEPIELTVEKGEIVKIEGGKEAAEYEAWLRSFNDPNMLKMAHICYGFNPGARLTGNIVEDERVWGCTEWGIGNMPWRPAATHSDGICLNSSVWLDGEQILDKGRCIHPELAELARKLGKW from the coding sequence ATGTCAAAGATCTATGAGTTCGAGTTGGGTAGGGCCGCTGACATTCTCACGAGGGAGCTATTTAAGCTAAAGGAGGGCGAGACCTTTGTAATAACCTCTGACACAGAGTCAGACATGCGTGTAGTGGAGGCCACGGCTAGGGCCGCCTTCGCCCTTGGAGCGAAACCCATGGTCATCTGGCTTGCATCCCCCTTGGGAGTGGGGAAGGCCGCAGACCCCATGCTGCCCCAGGAAGCCCTCATAGGCGCCCTTAAGGGTGCTGACGCCTGGGTCGAGTTTAATAATGAGTGGCTTTTATACTCGACGCCGTATGACATCGTCATGAGGGAGAATTCACGTCTGAGGTACCTCTGTCTTGTGGGTATGAATGCGGAGATGATGGTTAGATGCATCGGGAGGATAGATTATCCCCTTCTAGGAAAGTTCTTGGAGAAGGTGGCGATATTAACGACATCAGCTAAGGAGGTGCACATCACCACGCCGGCGGGTTGCGATGTCACCTTTAAGAACGATCCTAAGGGTAGGCCGAGATACGCGTCGGGTTATGCTGATACGCCCGGACCCCACATGATGGCCGGGCAGATAGGTTGGGCCATACTACACGAGACCATAAATGGGAAGATAGTCTTCGACGGCTCAGTCGTTCCGCCGATTGGGCTTCTGAAGGAGCCTATAGAGCTAACAGTAGAAAAAGGGGAAATAGTAAAGATTGAGGGGGGAAAAGAGGCAGCGGAATATGAGGCCTGGCTCAGAAGCTTCAATGACCCTAACATGTTGAAGATGGCCCACATATGCTACGGCTTCAACCCAGGAGCCAGATTGACCGGGAACATAGTTGAAGACGAGAGGGTCTGGGGCTGCACAGAGTGGGGTATTGGGAACATGCCATGGAGGCCCGCCGCGACCCACTCAGACGGCATCTGCCTCAACTCATCAGTCTGGCTTGATGGAGAACAGATCCTCGATAAGGGAAGATGCATCCACCCTGAACTAGCTGAACTCGCCAGAAAACTTGGTAAATGGTGA
- a CDS encoding FAD-binding oxidoreductase: protein MVMNVECDVLVIGAGILGLSSAYHLKVRHPNKRILVVERFGGPGQGNSAKSEGAFRNVFGSETNYLLADSTIDWLIHLQEDLGYDLKLARIGYLWLFSEKQYGHLLGALEKIRSRGVELQVFNREELTGKIPELKVDFEGDEEAEVLGLEPVDFGVLGRKCGSIDADSLVRCYEEMFLKLGGEIRYGVDVKRLILRPKVELGLPGEPFIWQDVHVAGAETSRGEIRAETTIVAAGVWSERLLEPIGLDPFMRAKKRQIFTFKDPRLKGIFEVRGLNDYGVLPFTILPKAGVYFKPELTEGSVWLGCADNLGRRFGLEEDPQPEEEYYTNNIYHVLVKYFPCFRDLRPVNMWAGQYSINSLDQTPVVEALAPGLIYVGAASGSGIMKCDALGRITAALYAGEEEAELYGGRRFRVSDIGVERRNVERESFVI, encoded by the coding sequence ATGGTGATGAATGTGGAGTGCGATGTCTTGGTCATTGGTGCAGGCATTCTGGGCCTGAGTTCGGCCTACCACCTGAAGGTTAGGCACCCTAATAAGAGGATTCTCGTCGTGGAGAGGTTTGGGGGGCCTGGGCAGGGTAATAGCGCGAAGAGCGAGGGGGCTTTCAGGAATGTCTTTGGATCTGAGACTAACTATCTCCTCGCGGACTCGACCATTGACTGGCTCATACATCTTCAGGAGGATCTTGGATATGACCTGAAGCTGGCTAGAATCGGTTACCTGTGGCTCTTCAGCGAAAAGCAGTATGGCCATCTACTGGGGGCGTTGGAGAAGATCAGGTCTAGGGGTGTTGAACTGCAGGTCTTTAACAGGGAAGAGCTTACGGGTAAGATCCCTGAGCTTAAGGTCGATTTTGAGGGGGATGAGGAGGCCGAAGTCTTAGGCCTTGAGCCCGTCGATTTTGGGGTTCTTGGGAGGAAGTGTGGGAGCATCGATGCTGACTCTCTCGTCAGGTGCTATGAGGAGATGTTCCTCAAGCTAGGTGGAGAGATTAGGTATGGCGTTGATGTTAAGAGGCTTATACTTAGGCCCAAGGTCGAGCTCGGCCTCCCCGGGGAGCCCTTCATCTGGCAGGATGTCCACGTGGCTGGGGCTGAGACTAGCAGGGGGGAGATAAGGGCGGAGACCACCATAGTCGCTGCTGGGGTCTGGTCTGAGAGGCTCCTGGAACCCATTGGGCTGGATCCTTTCATGAGGGCTAAGAAGAGGCAGATATTCACCTTCAAGGACCCAAGGCTTAAGGGCATATTTGAGGTGAGAGGGCTGAACGATTACGGGGTTCTCCCCTTCACCATACTACCCAAGGCTGGGGTATACTTCAAGCCTGAGTTGACTGAGGGGAGCGTGTGGCTGGGCTGCGCCGACAATCTCGGGAGGAGGTTCGGCCTAGAGGAGGACCCGCAGCCTGAGGAGGAGTACTATACTAACAACATCTACCATGTGCTGGTCAAGTACTTCCCATGCTTCAGGGATCTGAGGCCTGTTAACATGTGGGCTGGGCAGTACTCGATAAACAGCCTAGACCAGACCCCGGTGGTTGAGGCGTTAGCGCCGGGCCTGATCTATGTGGGGGCGGCGAGCGGGAGCGGAATAATGAAGTGCGACGCCCTCGGCAGGATAACCGCCGCCCTCTACGCTGGTGAGGAGGAGGCCGAGCTTTACGGGGGCAGGAGGTTCAGGGTCTCAGACATAGGGGTAGAGAGGCGCAACGTGGAGAGGGAATCCTTCGTTATCTAG
- a CDS encoding arginase family protein codes for MAPSIRLGFSQLPYTGSWDGPELSQGPMIMEQGLREQAMLKRVEIEETSIATLTPDEEGEYGAWHRLGLASRHLGEMIASQRRRGLFPLALLSNCSGLMGVLGGLQRTGRRPLRVGLVYCDAHADYNTPETSLSGMLGGMPVAVSTGLCLSRLRMECGLDPALPSRYVVMVGVRDVDPLERELLDRSEITQISVEEVKEASQSIDLEVERLERLTDVIYVHVDLDILDPSEVTGHRFLVEGGPSSMELSKALSMIFEHHKVGAFGIASYPAGGGERSMEAVKNLFMGVLEGLERRA; via the coding sequence ATGGCTCCATCTATAAGACTTGGATTCTCTCAGCTCCCCTACACGGGTTCGTGGGACGGCCCGGAGCTTTCTCAAGGGCCTATGATTATGGAGCAGGGCCTGAGGGAGCAGGCCATGTTGAAGAGGGTTGAGATTGAGGAGACCTCCATCGCCACCCTCACACCTGATGAGGAGGGTGAGTACGGTGCGTGGCACCGCCTAGGTCTGGCCTCCCGCCACCTGGGAGAAATGATAGCCAGCCAGAGGAGGAGGGGCCTATTCCCCTTAGCCCTCCTCTCAAACTGCTCTGGCTTAATGGGGGTGCTGGGAGGCCTCCAGAGAACGGGGAGGAGGCCCCTCAGGGTCGGCTTGGTCTACTGTGACGCCCACGCCGACTATAATACCCCTGAGACCTCCCTCAGCGGAATGCTGGGTGGGATGCCTGTAGCGGTCTCAACAGGATTATGCCTCTCTAGGCTCAGGATGGAGTGCGGCCTCGATCCCGCCCTCCCATCCAGATATGTGGTGATGGTTGGAGTCAGGGATGTAGACCCATTAGAGAGGGAACTCCTAGACAGGAGTGAGATAACCCAAATATCCGTCGAGGAGGTTAAGGAGGCCTCCCAGAGCATCGATCTGGAGGTGGAGAGGCTGGAGAGGCTGACGGATGTGATCTATGTCCACGTGGACCTCGACATCCTAGACCCATCGGAGGTCACGGGCCATAGATTTCTGGTTGAGGGGGGCCCCTCCAGCATGGAACTTTCTAAGGCCCTATCCATGATCTTCGAGCATCACAAGGTGGGGGCCTTCGGGATAGCATCATACCCTGCCGGGGGCGGAGAGAGGTCTATGGAGGCTGTGAAGAACCTCTTCATGGGGGTTCTGGAGGGGTTGGAGAGGAGGGCCTAG
- a CDS encoding flavodoxin family protein, with product MSGVRVLGVLGSPRKGKNTELLLRASLEAAAEDGAETELVSLSEYRILPCNGCNTCVRGEPCPLDSEDDMGRVTERLLEADAIILAAPSYFGSVPGLMKSFMDRTRPLKMSGHRLGGKVASALSVSGLRHGGGEKVIEAITHFALVHGMIVVGGCEDPLTIGQFGIGTLQGDAGWRGIKEDKIALSNARGVGRRVARIALAIKLGYERLNHGSQG from the coding sequence ATGTCCGGCGTGAGGGTTTTAGGCGTTTTGGGATCCCCGAGGAAGGGTAAGAACACGGAGCTGTTACTTAGAGCCTCCCTTGAGGCTGCTGCAGAGGATGGGGCTGAAACGGAGCTGGTAAGCCTATCGGAATATAGGATTCTCCCATGTAACGGGTGTAACACCTGCGTTAGAGGGGAACCATGCCCCCTAGACTCAGAGGACGATATGGGCAGGGTCACCGAGAGGCTTTTGGAGGCGGATGCCATAATCCTAGCGGCCCCAAGCTACTTCGGATCGGTTCCGGGCCTAATGAAGAGCTTCATGGATCGAACCAGGCCCCTGAAGATGAGTGGGCACAGGCTTGGGGGAAAGGTGGCCTCAGCCCTCTCGGTTTCAGGCCTCCGCCACGGGGGTGGTGAGAAGGTGATCGAGGCCATAACCCACTTCGCCCTCGTCCACGGCATGATCGTCGTAGGGGGGTGCGAGGACCCCCTAACCATAGGCCAGTTCGGGATCGGAACGCTCCAGGGAGATGCCGGATGGAGAGGGATCAAGGAGGATAAGATAGCCCTCTCCAACGCGAGGGGTGTTGGGAGGAGGGTTGCAAGGATAGCCCTAGCCATAAAGCTGGGCTATGAGAGGCTGAACCATGGCTCACAGGGCTAG
- a CDS encoding THUMP domain-containing protein has translation MMVSLSSDFNLIATTTRGLESEASSELWMLLRELGDENPSVGHAHVRGLILARTSLDPLEAVRLLKDELRRSPEDFRYLLRVIPVEMVVPTELDRIVEAAHQLASRIGEEETFRITVEKRRTELSSREAIEAVASGIKRRVDLENPDWIVLIEIVGRYTGVSVLRPDSILNVQKLKAESALNS, from the coding sequence TTGATGGTCTCCTTATCATCCGATTTCAACCTCATCGCGACCACGACGAGGGGTTTGGAGAGTGAGGCTTCCAGCGAGCTCTGGATGCTCTTGAGGGAGCTGGGGGATGAGAACCCCAGCGTGGGCCACGCCCATGTTAGGGGCCTCATACTCGCTAGGACATCCCTAGACCCGTTGGAGGCGGTGAGGCTTCTCAAAGATGAGTTGAGGAGGAGCCCGGAGGATTTCAGGTATCTCCTGAGGGTTATACCCGTTGAGATGGTCGTCCCAACGGAGTTGGATAGGATCGTGGAGGCCGCCCACCAGCTGGCCTCCAGGATAGGGGAGGAAGAAACCTTTAGGATAACCGTTGAGAAGAGGAGGACAGAGCTCAGCAGCAGGGAGGCTATTGAGGCGGTCGCATCCGGCATAAAGAGGAGGGTGGACCTCGAGAACCCTGACTGGATAGTGTTGATAGAGATCGTGGGGAGGTATACAGGGGTCTCTGTTTTACGCCCGGACTCCATCTTGAACGTGCAGAAGTTGAAGGCTGAGTCAGCGCTGAACAGCTAA
- a CDS encoding DUF89 family protein — MKVGSRCGYCLIHRGYMEIIRATGDEKLRFQAVRGLLKLMGEKFNPEAVPSRLGSERDRLIRRVTGCADPYREMKRRANMEALRLLPALEEFLEGQHEDERLRTALRLSCLGNIIEYDVPGHSHDINEVLGRFEAEGLYIDDTEAFKRLLGPRVEVLLLTDNAGEIALDRLLVRELKSLGCRVVVAVKGGPALNDALMEDAMATGMAEEADMVVDTGSDAIGINLEEASEEFRRRFREADIILAKGMANWETLTEEPVHHPTLFILRTKCEPVASSIGAPLEKNIVKLVPAGWSL, encoded by the coding sequence ATGAAGGTCGGTTCTCGCTGCGGATACTGTTTGATACACAGGGGCTACATGGAGATCATAAGGGCGACGGGGGATGAGAAGCTCCGCTTCCAGGCTGTCAGGGGTCTCCTTAAACTAATGGGGGAGAAGTTTAACCCCGAGGCCGTCCCGTCGAGGCTTGGGTCTGAGAGGGACAGGCTGATCAGGAGGGTGACGGGCTGCGCAGACCCCTATAGGGAGATGAAGAGGAGGGCAAACATGGAGGCCCTACGACTACTTCCGGCTTTAGAAGAATTCTTGGAGGGGCAACACGAAGACGAGCGTCTCAGAACAGCCCTGAGATTATCCTGCCTTGGAAACATCATAGAGTACGATGTGCCAGGGCACAGCCATGATATAAACGAGGTCCTAGGGAGGTTCGAGGCAGAGGGGCTCTACATAGATGACACGGAGGCCTTCAAGAGGCTTCTCGGCCCGAGGGTTGAGGTGCTCCTCCTCACGGACAACGCTGGGGAGATAGCCCTAGATAGATTGCTTGTGAGGGAACTCAAGAGCCTAGGCTGCAGGGTCGTGGTGGCCGTGAAGGGGGGTCCAGCCCTAAACGACGCCCTGATGGAGGACGCCATGGCCACTGGGATGGCTGAGGAGGCCGACATGGTGGTTGATACTGGATCGGATGCGATAGGCATCAACCTGGAAGAGGCATCAGAGGAGTTCAGGAGGAGGTTCAGAGAGGCTGACATTATCCTGGCTAAGGGGATGGCCAACTGGGAGACCCTCACCGAGGAGCCAGTCCACCATCCGACCCTCTTCATCCTCAGGACCAAATGCGAACCTGTAGCCTCTTCGATAGGGGCCCCACTTGAAAAGAACATAGTGAAGCTTGTTCCAGCGGGTTGGAGCCTCTAG
- a CDS encoding threonylcarbamoyl-AMP synthase: MEILQASEEAVRRAAAIIRLGGVVIYPTETVYGLGCDPANVDAAKRLCIIKGRVDKPLPLACSDVDVARRLVEFNPPAERLASKFWPGPLVLVLPARVDYSIWVTRGARTLGVRVPDHAVARRLAELSGGVIVSTSANRSGEPPPTTAGEAAEALGREVDLILDGGRTPLREPSTVVDLSGEEVWILRKGPISSEQIREALGL; encoded by the coding sequence ATGGAGATCCTTCAGGCATCTGAGGAGGCGGTCAGGAGGGCGGCGGCCATCATCCGGCTTGGAGGGGTGGTTATATACCCAACTGAGACGGTTTATGGCTTGGGCTGCGATCCAGCTAATGTGGACGCCGCTAAGAGATTATGCATAATTAAGGGTAGGGTGGATAAGCCCCTGCCCCTAGCCTGCTCCGATGTAGATGTTGCTAGGAGGCTGGTGGAGTTTAACCCTCCTGCTGAGAGGCTCGCCTCCAAGTTCTGGCCTGGCCCCCTAGTCCTAGTGCTTCCAGCGAGGGTTGATTACTCTATCTGGGTTACCAGGGGGGCCAGGACCCTGGGTGTTAGGGTTCCAGACCACGCCGTGGCTAGGAGGCTCGCGGAGCTCTCGGGTGGAGTTATAGTTAGTACGAGTGCGAACAGGTCTGGGGAGCCTCCTCCCACCACGGCTGGAGAGGCTGCTGAGGCCCTTGGAAGGGAGGTGGACCTCATCTTGGATGGTGGCAGAACCCCCCTTAGGGAGCCCTCTACAGTAGTGGATCTGAGCGGGGAGGAGGTCTGGATCCTGAGGAAGGGGCCGATAAGCTCTGAGCAGATCAGGGAGGCCCTTGGGCTCTAG
- a CDS encoding nitrilase family protein, translated as MRSTGIGESPVRVACIQFEPRVGEKEENLRRVLKLAQEAADRGAELILLPELSNTGYVFESRREAYELSEEVPCGETLERWAELTKSLGIYLVGGVAERDGSALYNTSVLLGPMGYLGKYRKLHLWDREKLFFEPGDLGLPVFQTPLGRLAMGICYDLWFPEIIRIYSLKGADIVLMPTNWVCIGDKVGEGRLVEALCVAQAHMNGVFIAAADRVGVERGQSFLGMSMVVSPRGRILAGPASYESEELIYANLNLADSRLKKRRTSLNHIIHDRRIDVYGPLLGYEEPH; from the coding sequence TTGAGGAGCACTGGAATTGGTGAGAGCCCCGTGAGGGTTGCATGCATCCAATTTGAGCCGAGGGTTGGGGAGAAGGAGGAGAACCTGAGGAGGGTTCTCAAGCTCGCTCAGGAGGCTGCTGATAGAGGAGCCGAACTGATCCTCTTACCAGAGCTCTCCAATACGGGTTATGTCTTCGAGTCTAGGAGAGAGGCCTATGAGCTTTCTGAGGAGGTTCCCTGCGGTGAGACATTAGAGAGATGGGCCGAGCTCACCAAAAGCCTAGGGATCTACCTTGTGGGAGGTGTCGCTGAGAGGGATGGCTCGGCCCTTTACAACACCTCGGTGCTATTAGGGCCCATGGGGTATCTAGGTAAGTATAGGAAGCTTCACCTCTGGGACAGGGAGAAGCTCTTCTTTGAGCCCGGAGACCTAGGCCTCCCAGTCTTCCAGACCCCTCTTGGGAGGCTGGCTATGGGCATCTGCTACGACCTCTGGTTCCCAGAGATTATAAGGATATACTCGTTGAAGGGGGCTGACATCGTCCTTATGCCTACGAATTGGGTCTGCATAGGGGATAAGGTTGGGGAGGGACGCCTGGTCGAGGCCCTCTGCGTCGCCCAAGCCCATATGAACGGCGTCTTCATCGCTGCAGCAGACAGGGTCGGGGTTGAGAGGGGTCAATCCTTTCTTGGGATGAGCATGGTGGTCTCTCCTAGAGGGAGGATCTTGGCTGGCCCCGCCAGCTATGAGAGTGAAGAGTTGATCTACGCAAACCTGAACCTAGCAGATTCTAGGTTGAAGAAGAGGAGGACCAGCCTTAACCACATAATCCATGACAGGAGGATAGATGTCTATGGCCCCCTCCTCGGTTATGAGGAGCCCCATTAA
- a CDS encoding amidohydrolase translates to MGLVIDFHNHFYPRAYLEELKRGVGFASLYTDEMGRLIINYEGDYNIVAGSHINLEERLEDMDRCGIDMQVLTLTTPGVEREEVERGIRLAKVTNDEFGRIVDKYPDRFAALAALPMQDPPAAAEELERAVRECGLRGATLMSNVGGRPLDWEPFIQVYERAVELDVPLFIHPASPINQRGMGDYRLVPILGFGVDTTLSILRLVFSGVLKRLPGLKLVASHLGGVFPYLRGRIDRGFEAYPECKVNISEPPSRYLREIWMDSICYDEEVLMSVYSFSGAGKIVLGSDHPHQIGDIERAVERIKRLPIGEEDKTMILGENAARLLKL, encoded by the coding sequence ATGGGTCTGGTGATCGATTTTCACAACCACTTCTACCCGAGGGCCTACCTAGAGGAGTTGAAGAGGGGGGTGGGCTTCGCCTCCCTATACACGGATGAGATGGGGAGGCTGATCATCAACTATGAGGGGGACTACAACATAGTCGCGGGCTCCCATATCAACCTGGAGGAGAGGCTCGAGGACATGGACCGGTGCGGTATAGATATGCAGGTCCTGACCCTTACAACTCCGGGCGTGGAGAGAGAGGAGGTGGAGAGGGGAATAAGGCTCGCCAAGGTGACAAACGACGAGTTCGGAAGGATCGTAGATAAGTATCCGGATAGGTTCGCCGCCCTGGCGGCCCTACCGATGCAGGATCCCCCAGCGGCCGCGGAGGAGCTTGAGAGGGCTGTGAGGGAATGCGGCCTTAGGGGTGCCACATTGATGTCTAATGTGGGCGGGAGGCCACTGGACTGGGAGCCCTTCATCCAAGTCTACGAGAGGGCAGTCGAGCTGGATGTCCCTCTGTTCATCCACCCCGCCAGCCCCATCAACCAGAGGGGTATGGGCGATTATAGGCTGGTCCCCATCCTGGGCTTCGGGGTGGACACCACCCTATCCATCCTCAGATTGGTCTTCAGCGGCGTCCTAAAAAGGCTCCCGGGGCTGAAGCTTGTAGCCTCCCACCTCGGAGGAGTCTTCCCATACCTTAGGGGAAGGATAGACCGAGGCTTCGAGGCATACCCGGAATGTAAAGTCAATATCTCGGAGCCCCCCTCCCGATATCTAAGGGAGATATGGATGGACTCCATCTGCTACGATGAGGAAGTCCTAATGTCTGTCTACTCCTTCTCAGGAGCCGGGAAGATAGTTCTAGGCAGCGACCACCCTCACCAGATAGGGGACATTGAGAGGGCTGTGGAGAGGATCAAGAGGCTTCCAATAGGGGAGGAGGATAAAACCATGATCCTCGGGGAGAATGCGGCTAGACTCCTAAAACTATGA
- a CDS encoding tRNA (cytidine(56)-2'-O)-methyltransferase produces the protein MSIYVLRLGHRPRRDERVTTHLMLAARAFGASGAYYSGVRDPSMEGSIRKVCEDWGGRFTLEYVSDWRRTINDWKERGRVIHLTMYGLPLMDVIPLIRADPSSKLVVVGGAKVPGEVFRLADWNVSVTSQPHSEVSALAVFLHELYEGKELSLVYEGARLKIVPQANGKRVETLKPKSHQSNVSPNGYN, from the coding sequence ATGTCCATCTATGTGTTGAGGCTTGGCCATAGGCCCCGTAGAGATGAAAGGGTCACAACCCATCTCATGCTCGCTGCTAGGGCCTTCGGGGCCTCCGGGGCCTACTACAGCGGGGTTCGAGATCCTTCAATGGAGGGGTCCATCAGGAAGGTCTGCGAAGATTGGGGTGGAAGGTTCACACTGGAATATGTCTCAGATTGGAGGAGAACCATTAACGACTGGAAGGAGAGGGGCAGGGTGATCCACCTCACGATGTACGGGCTCCCCCTCATGGATGTGATCCCGCTGATTAGGGCGGATCCGTCCTCGAAGCTGGTGGTTGTTGGAGGGGCGAAGGTCCCAGGGGAGGTCTTCAGACTGGCCGACTGGAACGTCTCAGTGACCTCCCAACCCCACTCTGAAGTGAGCGCACTAGCGGTCTTCCTCCACGAACTTTACGAAGGAAAGGAGCTGAGCCTAGTCTATGAAGGGGCGAGGCTCAAGATAGTCCCCCAGGCCAATGGGAAGCGGGTTGAAACCCTCAAACCTAAGAGTCATCAATCGAATGTTTCCCCTAATGGATATAACTGA
- a CDS encoding transcription factor encodes MNSNEENLLELVEILGGEEGVEIVKALRDSGDVTVEELSAKTGIQINNVRKLLYKLYNHSLVMSRRSRDKDTGWFIFQWRLQPELVDAYILGVKQKILKKLKTRLEYEQQHEFYHCGSSSCPKVTFEEAMETVFKCLSCGKPLHPIDNTSSIDFLRKKIDELEKELKA; translated from the coding sequence TTGAACAGTAATGAGGAGAACCTTCTGGAGCTTGTCGAGATCCTCGGGGGCGAGGAGGGAGTGGAGATAGTCAAGGCCCTCCGCGATAGTGGTGATGTCACGGTCGAGGAGCTCTCAGCCAAGACCGGCATCCAGATAAACAATGTTAGAAAGCTCCTGTACAAGCTCTATAATCATAGCCTTGTCATGAGCAGGAGGTCGAGGGATAAGGATACGGGATGGTTCATATTTCAGTGGAGGCTCCAGCCAGAGCTCGTGGACGCCTATATACTGGGGGTAAAACAGAAGATCCTGAAGAAGCTCAAGACTAGGCTTGAGTATGAGCAACAGCACGAGTTTTACCACTGCGGCTCATCCAGCTGCCCCAAGGTGACCTTCGAGGAGGCAATGGAGACCGTCTTCAAATGCCTATCATGCGGAAAACCTCTACATCCCATCGACAACACATCCTCCATAGATTTCCTGAGGAAGAAGATAGATGAGCTTGAGAAGGAGTTGAAGGCTTGA